A genomic segment from Halomonas sp. GD1P12 encodes:
- a CDS encoding ABC transporter permease, with translation MVYARLIAMRLIKAVIVLFLIVIFNFLLIQLAPGDPASILAGEAGAADQEFLNQLRERFGLDQPMYVQLWRYVSGIAMLDFGYSYRLGVPVFDLIMARLPATLLLTGTAFVLSLFLGIVAGSMAAARVKKPSGSLIMALALVFYATPLFWVALMSVVVFSVYLGWLPAYGLYTVGAGHTGLALVWDVAQHLVLPATTLALFFMAIYTRMTRTSMLEAAQQDYVKTARAKGLKPRIIQRRHVLRNALLPIITLAGLQAGQMVGGAILTETVFAWPGIGRLMFEALQQRDYNLLLGIFFFSAALVIVFNIMTDLVYRLADPRIKGAS, from the coding sequence ATGGTCTATGCCCGCTTGATTGCCATGCGGCTCATCAAAGCCGTCATTGTGCTATTTCTCATCGTCATTTTTAACTTTTTGCTGATCCAGCTTGCCCCCGGCGACCCGGCCTCCATTCTGGCTGGCGAAGCCGGCGCGGCGGATCAGGAGTTTCTCAACCAGCTACGCGAGCGCTTCGGGCTCGACCAGCCCATGTACGTGCAGCTGTGGCGCTACGTTTCGGGCATCGCCATGCTCGATTTCGGCTACTCCTACCGTTTGGGCGTTCCGGTGTTCGACTTGATCATGGCCCGCCTGCCCGCCACGCTGCTGCTGACCGGCACGGCCTTCGTACTGTCACTCTTTTTGGGCATCGTGGCCGGCTCCATGGCCGCCGCCCGGGTGAAAAAACCATCCGGCTCGCTGATCATGGCGCTGGCACTGGTGTTTTACGCAACGCCGCTGTTCTGGGTAGCGCTGATGTCGGTGGTGGTGTTCTCGGTCTATCTGGGCTGGCTGCCCGCCTACGGCCTCTATACCGTGGGCGCGGGCCATACGGGCCTTGCGCTGGTGTGGGATGTCGCCCAGCACCTGGTGCTGCCCGCCACGACCCTGGCGCTGTTTTTCATGGCGATCTACACCCGCATGACGCGTACCTCGATGCTCGAAGCCGCTCAGCAGGATTACGTCAAGACCGCTCGCGCCAAGGGCTTGAAGCCGCGCATCATTCAACGCCGCCACGTGCTGCGTAACGCACTCCTGCCGATCATTACGTTGGCCGGCTTGCAGGCGGGGCAAATGGTCGGCGGGGCGATCCTCACCGAGACCGTATTTGCCTGGCCCGGCATTGGCCGGCTGATGTTCGAGGCGCTTCAGCAGCGCGACTATAACCTGCTGCTGGGGATCTTCTTTTTCTCAGCCGCGCTGGTCATCGTCTTCAACATCATGACCGACCTGGTCTACCGCCTTGCGGATCCGCGCATCAAGGGGGCTTCATGA